In the Pseudolabrys taiwanensis genome, one interval contains:
- the fabD gene encoding ACP S-malonyltransferase, with protein sequence MTVAFVFPGQGSQTVGMGKALADQFAPARAVFAEVDDALGAKLSSVIFEGPQDVLTLTENAQPALMAVSLAVIRVLEAEAGLNLARDAQFVAGHSLGEYSALAAAGTFTIADAARLLRTRGQAMQKAVPVGAGAMAALLGLEFDAAAAVAAEAAQGQVCQAANDNGGGQVVVSGDKAAVERAVEIAKGKGAKRAMLLPVSAPFHCALMAPAADVMAEALAKVTVRPPVVPVVANVLVKPIQDPAEIVKALVAQVTGTVRWRESISFMAQAGVKTFYEVGAGKVLSGLVKRIADGATGTAIGTPDDVAAFKAARA encoded by the coding sequence ATGACTGTCGCGTTTGTATTTCCGGGGCAGGGTAGCCAGACGGTCGGCATGGGCAAGGCGCTCGCCGATCAGTTCGCGCCCGCGCGCGCGGTATTTGCGGAAGTCGATGACGCGCTGGGCGCCAAGCTCAGCAGCGTTATTTTCGAGGGACCGCAGGATGTGCTGACCCTGACCGAGAACGCCCAGCCGGCGTTGATGGCGGTGTCGCTCGCGGTCATCCGCGTGCTGGAGGCTGAAGCCGGTTTGAACCTTGCGCGCGATGCGCAATTCGTCGCCGGTCACTCGCTCGGCGAATATTCGGCGCTTGCTGCCGCCGGCACTTTCACCATCGCGGATGCGGCGCGGCTTCTGCGCACGCGCGGCCAGGCGATGCAAAAGGCTGTGCCGGTTGGCGCCGGCGCGATGGCTGCGTTGCTCGGACTCGAATTCGATGCCGCGGCGGCTGTCGCGGCCGAAGCGGCGCAAGGTCAGGTCTGTCAGGCCGCCAACGATAATGGTGGCGGCCAGGTCGTCGTGTCGGGCGATAAAGCCGCCGTCGAACGCGCGGTTGAAATCGCCAAGGGCAAAGGCGCCAAGCGCGCGATGCTGCTGCCGGTGTCCGCGCCGTTCCATTGCGCGCTGATGGCGCCTGCGGCCGACGTCATGGCCGAGGCGCTCGCCAAGGTCACGGTGAGGCCGCCGGTGGTTCCGGTGGTCGCCAACGTATTGGTGAAGCCGATCCAGGATCCGGCCGAAATCGTCAAGGCACTGGTCGCGCAGGTCACCGGGACCGTGCGCTGGAGAGAATCGATTTCCTTCATGGCCCAGGCGGGCGTGAAGACATTCTACGAAGTCGGCGCGGGCAAAGTGCTCAGCGGTCTGGTCAAACGTATCGCCGACGGTGCGACCGGCACGGCGATAGGGACGCCCGACGACGTTGCCGCATTCAAAGCGGCGCGCGCCTAA
- the rpsF gene encoding 30S ribosomal protein S6 produces MPLYEHVYLARQDLSAQQVEELTTQLTGVITQMGGTVSKNEYWGLKSLTYRMNKNRKAHMTLLNVDAPAAALNEIERQERLSEDVLRYLTIRVEELEEGPSAMLRKSDRDRDERGDRGGRFGDRDRGDRGDRGERRPRREDDEAAATEE; encoded by the coding sequence ATGCCCCTCTATGAACACGTCTATCTGGCGCGCCAGGACCTGAGCGCGCAGCAGGTCGAGGAATTGACCACCCAGCTCACCGGCGTCATCACGCAGATGGGCGGCACGGTCTCCAAGAACGAATACTGGGGCCTGAAGTCCCTCACCTACCGCATGAACAAGAACCGCAAAGCGCATATGACGCTTCTCAACGTCGATGCGCCGGCGGCGGCTCTCAACGAGATCGAGCGCCAGGAGCGCCTCTCGGAAGACGTTCTGCGCTATCTGACCATCCGCGTCGAAGAGCTGGAGGAAGGCCCCTCCGCCATGCTGCGTAAGTCCGATCGTGACCGCGACGAGCGCGGCGATCGTGGCGGCCGCTTCGGCGACCGTGACCGCGGCGATCGCGGTGACCGGGGCGAGCGCCGTCCGCGCCGCGAAGATGACGAAGCAGCGGCTACGGAGGAATAA
- the rpsR gene encoding 30S ribosomal protein S18, with the protein MALAAQGGARRPFFRRRKTCPFSGANAPKIDYKDVKLLQRYVSERGKIVPSRITAVSAKKQRELAQAIKRARFLGLLPYVIR; encoded by the coding sequence ATGGCACTCGCAGCTCAGGGCGGCGCGCGCCGTCCGTTCTTCCGCCGTCGCAAGACCTGCCCGTTCTCGGGCGCCAATGCGCCGAAGATCGACTACAAGGACGTGAAGCTGTTGCAGCGTTACGTCTCGGAGCGCGGCAAGATCGTGCCGAGCCGCATCACCGCGGTGTCGGCCAAGAAGCAGCGTGAACTCGCCCAGGCGATCAAGCGCGCCCGCTTCCTCGGCCTGCTGCCTTACGTGATCCGCTAA
- a CDS encoding DUF2232 domain-containing protein — protein sequence MMQTGLIGIGAGAAAALLFASVTSGSWLSVILFYLAPLPIMIAGLGWTHWASLTAAIVAAGAIGLIFGGAFFLAFLAGAGIPAWWLTYLSLLARPLTATAGASDQPSLEWYPPGRLVLWAAALAALVVLFAIPNFGLDAESFRTGLASALNRMLQLDAGRDGVPAADAERAKRFIDFFVTVIPPAAAVLATVTSLVNLWLAGRIVRFSGRLTRPWPEIAAMVFPPTAAIALGVATVLSFVDGLVGIVAGVVAASLCMAHAVLGLAVVHDVTRSLNSRPFIIGGVYASLAVLGWPVLIFAVLGLVETLFGLRARIASKRGPPASTIT from the coding sequence ATGATGCAGACCGGTCTCATAGGCATTGGTGCTGGCGCCGCGGCGGCTTTGCTGTTCGCCTCGGTAACGTCCGGCTCGTGGCTGTCCGTCATCCTCTTCTATCTCGCACCGCTGCCGATCATGATCGCCGGGCTCGGCTGGACCCATTGGGCCAGCCTGACCGCCGCGATCGTCGCGGCGGGCGCGATCGGCCTCATATTCGGCGGCGCTTTCTTTCTCGCTTTCCTCGCCGGCGCCGGCATCCCAGCCTGGTGGCTCACCTACCTCTCTTTGCTGGCGCGGCCGCTGACCGCGACGGCGGGCGCGTCCGACCAGCCTTCGCTCGAATGGTATCCGCCCGGCCGCCTGGTGCTCTGGGCCGCCGCCCTCGCGGCCCTGGTGGTGCTGTTCGCCATTCCGAATTTCGGCCTCGACGCCGAGAGCTTCCGGACCGGGCTTGCCAGCGCGCTCAACCGCATGCTGCAGCTCGATGCCGGCAGGGACGGCGTCCCGGCGGCGGACGCGGAGCGCGCCAAGCGCTTCATCGATTTCTTCGTCACGGTGATCCCGCCCGCCGCGGCGGTGCTGGCCACCGTCACCAGCCTCGTCAATCTGTGGCTCGCCGGCCGCATCGTGCGATTCTCCGGGCGGCTGACGCGGCCCTGGCCGGAGATCGCCGCGATGGTGTTCCCGCCTACGGCGGCGATCGCGCTCGGCGTTGCGACCGTGCTGAGCTTCGTCGACGGCCTCGTCGGCATCGTCGCCGGCGTGGTCGCGGCAAGCCTGTGCATGGCGCATGCGGTGCTCGGTCTCGCCGTGGTGCACGACGTCACGCGCAGCCTGAACAGCCGGCCTTTCATTATCGGCGGCGTCTATGCCTCGCTCGCCGTATTGGGCTGGCCGGTGCTGATTTTCGCCGTGCTCGGCCTCGTCGAAACTTTGTTCGGCCTGCGGGCGCGCATCGCGAGCAAGCGCGGGCCGCCGGCCTCCACCATCACCTGA
- the rplI gene encoding 50S ribosomal protein L9, with translation MEVILLERVGKLGQMGDVVRVKDGFARNFLLPNNKALRATADNKKRFEGMKAELETRNLEAKGEAGKVAAKVDGKSFVVLRQASETGQLFGSVTSRDIARLIAEEGADIAKGQVAINAPIKMIGQYKVPIALHPEIEVAVTVIVARSADEAERIKRGEDVTVRRTDEEEARAEAAATAETFFEEGSEDEEAEAAAPEAEADAEPAPKKAKGKKKAADEE, from the coding sequence ATGGAAGTGATCCTGCTCGAACGCGTCGGCAAGCTCGGCCAGATGGGCGACGTCGTGCGCGTGAAAGACGGCTTCGCGCGCAATTTCCTGCTGCCGAACAACAAGGCGCTGCGCGCCACGGCCGACAACAAGAAGCGCTTCGAAGGCATGAAGGCCGAACTCGAGACGCGCAATCTCGAGGCCAAGGGCGAAGCCGGCAAGGTCGCCGCGAAGGTCGACGGCAAGAGCTTCGTGGTGCTGCGTCAGGCGAGCGAGACCGGCCAGCTGTTCGGTTCGGTGACGAGCCGCGACATCGCCCGCCTGATCGCCGAGGAAGGCGCCGATATCGCCAAGGGCCAGGTCGCGATCAACGCGCCGATCAAGATGATCGGTCAGTACAAGGTTCCGATCGCGCTGCATCCGGAAATCGAAGTGGCGGTCACCGTGATCGTCGCGCGCAGCGCCGATGAAGCCGAGCGCATCAAGCGTGGCGAGGACGTGACCGTCCGCCGTACCGATGAAGAAGAGGCCCGCGCCGAAGCCGCCGCCACGGCCGAAACGTTCTTCGAGGAAGGCAGCGAAGACGAGGAAGCCGAAGCTGCCGCTCCCGAGGCCGAAGCCGACGCCGAGCCCGCGCCGAAGAAGGCCAAGGGCAAGAAGAAGGCCGCCGACGAAGAGTGA
- a CDS encoding SAM-dependent methyltransferase: protein MDRLLQILLRTFLRRGSFKLTTSSGQSFTFGDGTGKPVAVRLTNRAAEWGLITDPELKLGEAYMDGTFVVEEGTIAEVLEIALGQQAELPQWSRPQFLLRYLGRRLAQFNPRKRARENVAHHYDLDGRLYSLFLDADRQYSCAYFETPDATLDDAQLAKKRHLAAKLLIEPGQRILDIGCGWGGLGLYLAEISGADVTGVTLSQEQHGIANARAAEKGLTSRARFNLQDYRDVPGPFDRIVSVGMFEHVGVGHYDEFFRKAAKLLKDDGVMVLHSIGRSERPGITNPWIAKYIFPGGYIPSVSEVLPAIERAGLLVCDIEILRLHYAETLKAWRERFLAHREEVERIYDQRFVRMWEFYLAASEMSFRKQNMMNFQIQLTKKQGIVPMTRDYIMREEQRLRGVEGKTRPPLRLAGE from the coding sequence ATGGACCGGTTGCTCCAAATTCTGTTGAGAACCTTCCTCCGTCGGGGGAGCTTCAAACTCACCACATCGAGCGGCCAAAGTTTTACCTTTGGCGATGGCACCGGCAAGCCAGTCGCCGTGCGTCTCACAAATCGTGCGGCCGAATGGGGCTTGATCACGGATCCGGAGCTCAAGCTCGGCGAAGCCTATATGGACGGCACGTTTGTCGTCGAAGAAGGCACGATCGCCGAGGTGCTTGAGATTGCGCTCGGCCAGCAGGCGGAGCTGCCGCAATGGTCGCGACCGCAGTTCCTGCTGCGCTATCTCGGCCGGCGCCTGGCGCAGTTCAATCCGCGCAAGCGCGCGAGAGAGAATGTCGCGCACCATTACGATCTCGATGGCCGTCTCTACTCTCTCTTCCTGGACGCCGATCGGCAATATAGCTGCGCCTATTTCGAGACGCCGGATGCAACGCTCGACGATGCCCAGCTTGCCAAGAAGCGCCACCTCGCAGCCAAGCTGCTGATCGAGCCGGGTCAACGCATCCTCGACATCGGCTGCGGCTGGGGCGGCCTGGGGCTTTATCTCGCCGAGATCTCCGGCGCCGATGTGACCGGCGTCACGCTCTCGCAGGAACAGCATGGCATCGCCAATGCCCGCGCCGCCGAAAAGGGGCTGACGAGCCGCGCCCGGTTCAACCTCCAGGATTACCGCGACGTCCCCGGCCCGTTCGACCGCATCGTGTCGGTCGGCATGTTCGAGCATGTCGGTGTCGGCCATTACGACGAGTTCTTCAGGAAAGCGGCCAAGCTCCTGAAGGATGACGGCGTCATGGTGCTGCATTCGATCGGCCGCTCGGAGCGCCCGGGCATCACCAATCCGTGGATCGCCAAGTACATCTTCCCCGGCGGCTACATTCCGTCGGTGTCGGAAGTGCTGCCCGCGATCGAGCGCGCCGGCCTGCTCGTCTGCGACATCGAAATCCTGCGCCTGCATTACGCGGAGACGCTGAAGGCATGGCGCGAGCGCTTCCTCGCGCACCGCGAGGAAGTCGAGCGCATCTACGACCAGCGCTTCGTGCGCATGTGGGAGTTCTATCTGGCGGCGTCGGAAATGTCGTTCCGCAAGCAGAACATGATGAACTTCCAGATCCAGCTCACCAAGAAGCAAGGCATCGTGCCGATGACGCGCGACTACATCATGCGCGAAGAGCAACGCCTGCGCGGGGTCGAGGGCAAGACCAGGCCGCCCCTAAGGCTGGCGGGGGAATAA
- a CDS encoding replicative DNA helicase: protein MAPLESVARKQLDASAPQYRSAPHNIEAEQALLGAILVNNEAFYRVSDFLNPEHFFEPIHQKLYTLTRDLIRAGKIATPVTLKTFLDASVDIGGLTVSQYLARLAAEATTIINAEDYGRTVYDLFIRRSLIQVGEDMVNVAYDAPVDFSPRHQIEDAEKKLFDLAETGRYDGGFQRFGQALTTAIDMAAAAFQRDGKLSGVATGLDDLDRMMGGLQKSDLIIVAGRPGMGKTALATNIAYNVAKAWRGEVKPDGHMETVNGGVVGFFSLEMSAEQLATRIIAEQTGIPSNQIRRGGISEAEFEKIKDYSIELQNVPLYVDETGGISIAQLAARARRLKRQRGLDFLVIDYLQLLTGSNKRSSENRVQEITEITTRLKALAKELQVPVMALSQLSRQVESRDDKRPQLSDLRESGSIEQDADVVMFVYREEYYHNMRKPSEAAREKFAEWLAEADKVHGTAEVIIGKQRHGPTGTVELAFDGSVTRFSSLARADHLPDHHM, encoded by the coding sequence ATGGCCCCTCTCGAATCAGTCGCACGCAAGCAGCTCGACGCTTCTGCACCGCAATATCGTTCTGCCCCGCACAACATCGAGGCCGAGCAGGCCCTGCTGGGCGCCATCCTCGTCAATAACGAGGCCTTCTACCGGGTATCGGACTTTCTGAACCCGGAACATTTCTTCGAGCCGATCCATCAGAAGCTCTACACCCTCACGCGCGACCTGATCCGCGCCGGCAAGATCGCGACGCCGGTCACGCTCAAGACCTTCCTCGACGCCAGCGTCGACATCGGCGGGCTGACGGTGAGCCAATATCTCGCCCGCCTCGCCGCCGAAGCCACCACGATCATCAACGCCGAGGACTACGGGCGCACCGTCTACGACCTGTTCATCCGCCGCTCGCTGATCCAGGTCGGCGAAGACATGGTCAACGTCGCCTATGACGCGCCGGTCGACTTCTCGCCGCGCCACCAGATCGAAGACGCCGAAAAGAAGCTGTTCGACCTCGCCGAGACCGGCCGCTACGACGGCGGCTTCCAGCGTTTCGGCCAGGCTCTCACCACCGCCATCGACATGGCCGCCGCCGCCTTCCAGCGCGACGGCAAATTGTCGGGCGTCGCCACCGGTCTCGACGATCTCGACCGCATGATGGGCGGCTTGCAGAAGTCGGACTTGATCATCGTCGCCGGCCGTCCCGGCATGGGCAAGACCGCGCTCGCCACCAACATCGCCTACAACGTCGCCAAAGCGTGGCGCGGCGAGGTCAAGCCCGACGGCCACATGGAAACGGTCAACGGCGGCGTCGTCGGCTTCTTCTCGCTCGAAATGTCGGCCGAGCAGCTCGCCACCCGTATCATCGCCGAACAGACGGGCATCCCGTCCAACCAGATCCGCCGCGGCGGCATCAGCGAAGCCGAATTCGAGAAGATCAAGGACTACTCGATCGAGTTGCAGAACGTGCCGCTCTACGTCGATGAGACGGGCGGCATCTCGATCGCGCAGCTCGCGGCGCGTGCGCGGCGCTTGAAGCGCCAGCGCGGCCTCGACTTCCTGGTGATCGACTACCTTCAGCTTTTGACCGGCTCGAACAAGCGTTCATCGGAAAACCGCGTGCAGGAAATCACCGAAATCACCACGCGGCTCAAGGCGCTGGCGAAGGAGCTGCAGGTGCCGGTGATGGCGCTGTCGCAGCTGTCGCGTCAGGTGGAAAGCCGCGATGACAAGCGGCCGCAGCTTTCGGACTTGCGTGAATCGGGTTCGATCGAACAGGACGCCGACGTCGTGATGTTCGTCTACCGCGAAGAATACTACCACAACATGCGCAAGCCGTCGGAGGCGGCGCGTGAGAAGTTCGCGGAGTGGCTGGCGGAAGCGGACAAAGTGCACGGCACCGCCGAAGTCATCATCGGCAAGCAGCGTCACGGCCCGACCGGCACGGTCGAGCTGGCCTTCGACGGCTCGGTCACGCGCTTCTCGTCGCTCGCGCGCGCCGATCACCTGCCCGACCATCACATGTAA
- a CDS encoding cyclase family protein: MVQRIVDISMPLENDVPSDPPLARPKLRYFNHTETFDRIGSFFPGLTREDLPDGAAWAVELVEISTHNGTHLDAPYHFHPTMDHALGAPKPAMTIDQVPLDWCFKPGVKLDFRHFPAGYVATAADVEAELARIGHTLAPLDIVLVNTAAAARYGHADYVDSGCGMGREATLYLLERGVRVTGIDGWSWDAPFSATRARYAETKDAKLIWEGHKAGRDIGYCHIEKLHGLEALPATGFTVSCFPVKIRGASAGWTRAVAIFDE, translated from the coding sequence ATGGTCCAACGCATCGTCGATATTTCGATGCCGCTCGAGAACGATGTGCCGAGCGATCCGCCGCTCGCACGTCCGAAGCTGCGCTACTTCAATCACACCGAAACCTTCGATCGCATCGGCAGCTTTTTTCCCGGTCTGACGCGCGAGGATTTGCCCGATGGCGCGGCCTGGGCCGTCGAACTGGTCGAGATCAGCACGCATAACGGCACGCATCTCGACGCGCCGTATCATTTCCACCCGACCATGGATCACGCGCTGGGCGCGCCCAAACCGGCCATGACGATCGATCAGGTGCCGCTCGACTGGTGCTTCAAGCCCGGCGTGAAGCTCGACTTCCGTCATTTCCCGGCCGGCTACGTGGCAACCGCCGCCGACGTCGAAGCCGAGCTTGCGCGTATCGGCCACACGCTTGCACCGCTCGATATCGTACTGGTCAACACCGCCGCGGCCGCCCGCTACGGCCACGCCGATTACGTCGACAGTGGCTGCGGCATGGGCCGCGAGGCGACGCTCTACTTACTCGAACGCGGCGTGCGCGTGACCGGCATCGACGGTTGGAGCTGGGACGCGCCGTTTAGCGCGACCCGCGCGCGTTATGCGGAGACCAAGGATGCCAAGCTGATCTGGGAAGGGCACAAAGCCGGGCGCGATATCGGTTACTGCCACATCGAGAAGCTGCACGGCCTCGAAGCCTTGCCTGCGACAGGCTTCACCGTGTCGTGCTTCCCGGTGAAAATCCGTGGTGCTTCGGCCGGCTGGACGCGCGCGGTCGCGATCTTCGACGAGTGA
- a CDS encoding TetR/AcrR family transcriptional regulator, whose amino-acid sequence MSSSSHKRRAVSPARGTTVEQMAEDTTVGRILAAAEMLFAEQGLSKPTLRTITERAGVNIAAVNYHFGSKEELILAVFERLSQGINARRVAELETLLAEAAARAKPPQLSDVVACFVRVYVDPRPEENSALFAKLVLQHRVEPTPVTHAVVRTHFDPMAARFIDALALACPGIDRAILAWRYMFMVGAVIVTVTDQGGDNRLARLTGGAADTADRAVLAGELVRFLIAGMAAS is encoded by the coding sequence ATGTCTTCGTCCTCGCATAAACGTCGCGCCGTTTCGCCCGCCCGCGGCACGACCGTGGAGCAGATGGCAGAGGACACGACCGTTGGGCGAATTCTGGCGGCCGCCGAGATGCTGTTTGCCGAGCAGGGGTTGTCGAAGCCGACGTTACGGACGATCACCGAGCGGGCGGGCGTCAATATCGCCGCGGTGAACTATCACTTCGGTTCGAAGGAGGAATTGATCCTGGCCGTGTTCGAGCGGCTGTCGCAGGGGATCAACGCCCGCCGCGTGGCCGAACTCGAGACACTGCTCGCGGAGGCGGCCGCCCGCGCCAAGCCGCCGCAATTGAGCGACGTGGTCGCGTGCTTCGTGCGGGTCTATGTCGATCCGCGTCCGGAAGAGAACAGCGCGCTCTTCGCCAAGCTCGTGCTGCAGCATCGTGTCGAACCGACGCCGGTAACGCACGCCGTCGTGCGCACGCATTTCGACCCGATGGCGGCGCGCTTCATCGATGCGCTGGCGCTCGCTTGCCCCGGCATCGACAGGGCGATACTCGCCTGGCGCTACATGTTCATGGTGGGGGCCGTCATCGTGACGGTAACGGACCAAGGCGGCGACAACCGGCTGGCCCGCCTGACCGGTGGGGCGGCCGATACGGCCGATCGAGCCGTGCTTGCGGGCGAACTGGTCCGCTTCCTGATCGCCGGCATGGCCGCGTCCTGA